A genomic region of Cannabis sativa cultivar Pink pepper isolate KNU-18-1 chromosome 1, ASM2916894v1, whole genome shotgun sequence contains the following coding sequences:
- the LOC115705426 gene encoding protein LIKE COV 1, translating into MGDDKTSSIVMANRDRERDRELLIPVADSPHDEPSSKPSSSSSSSHHPGRETFSKVVRSWASKKFMTGCVILFPIAITFYITWWFIHFVDGFFSPIYAQLGIDIFGLGFVTSITFIFLVGVFMSSWLGASVLNLGEWFIKRMPFVRHIYNASKQISSAISPDQNTQAFKEVAIIRHPRIGEYAFGFITSSVVLQNYSGEEELCCVYVPTNHLYIGDIFLVNANDVIRPNLSVREGIEIVVSGGMSMPQMLSTVDQQISPADRSSRPNRS; encoded by the exons ATGGGCGATGATAAGACATCGTCGATTGTAATGGCCAACAGAGACAGAGAGCGAGATCGCGAGCTTCTTATTCCCGTCGCTGACTCTCCTCACGATGAGCCTTCTTCTaaaccctcttcttcttcatcctcgTCTCATCACCCCGGTCGCGAG ACTTTTAGCAAAGTCGTTAGAAGCTGGGCGTCAAAAAAGTTCATGACAGGATG TGTGATCTTATTTCCAATAGCTATAACTTTCTATATTACATGGTGGTTTATTCACTTTGTGGACGGTTTTTTCTCACCAATTTATGCTCAACTTGGAATTGATATTTTTG GTCTTGGATTTGTAACTTCCATAACATTCATCTTCTTGGTTGGGGTGTTCATGTCATCATGGTTGGGTGCTTCGGTCCTAAATCTTGGGGAGTGGTTTATCAAACGGATGCCTTTTGTTCGTCATATCTACAATGCTTCCAAGCAGATTAGTTCTGCCATATCCCCAG ATCAAAATACACAAGCTTTCAAGGAGGTTGCTATCATTAGACATCCACGTATCGGTGAATATGCATTTGGATTCATCACTTCATCTGTTGTTCTGCAG AATTATTCCGGAGAGGAGGAGCTATGCTGTGTTTATGTGCCGACCAACCATTTATACATTGGTGATATATTCCTCGTGAACGCCAACGATGTTATAAGGCCAAATTTATCAGTTAGAGAAGGAATTG AAATTGTCGTTTCCGGAGGCATGTCGATGCCCCAGATGCTG